The DNA window TCCCTCCCTCTGACACCCAAACCCTGCTATCCTGGGCTTTGCTAGGGGAATGACAAGGCTGCTTTGCATCCTACTTGACCAGGCAGGCTATCCTGACTATTGGGAAACAGTATCAGATGGGCCAGGCATGGGACAGCTTGAACCTTGAtcccctaccccaactctaagctgTATTAGCCATTCAGGTGCCTATATGCAGTTTCTCCCTGCAGCCCAAGCCATCTAACTTTCTCCAGAGTGGAACTTACCCCTAACTCTTAAGTGCATGTGGGATGGGGAAGGGGCTGGAGCCCTCTGGAACTCTTCTGGAGTAAAATGGGTTAGACAAACTGCTTACTTTTCCAGTGAGTACTGGAGGTCTGCTTCTAGGAACTGGGGCAGGGCCCGGTGAGACTTGGACTAGGTACCCTGCTGGGGCTCACTCAGCTGGCAAGAAGATGACTCAGAAGAGCTTGGGGCGGGGAGGGTGGGGAGATGTGGAGCTTAGCAGAGTTGGGGCTTTGGAACACTTGCAGAAAAGTTTGGGAGAGCTGTTATCATTTGTGAGAACCAGGGGCAGGGTCTGGTACTAAGAATTTACTCTAACTTATGTTCTCCAAGTGTCCTTTGAAAACAAAAGGCTCAGGGTGAGAACCCTGGGTTCATCCAAGCTCACCCTTATACTCTAGACTCCTTCTGGCCCAGGAGGTGTCAGCAGGTGCCCCCCGATGGGGGCACTGCAGACCTAGCACGCTGGTTTTGAGGGTCAAGAAGGAACTGGTCTCTTGTTAGAGGTGGGATCTTATTTCTTCATTTCTCATTCCTGAACACATCTGCTAGAGCTGGAGAAGTAGGAAGGCTAAATGGCCCTGTCTCAGCACCACGGACAGTGCCCCCTTCCCCACTCCGCTGCTGCAAGCCCCTGACCCGCTGGCGATTGGAACGAGGGGCCAGGTACAGAGGTGTCCCTCCACCCCATCTCGCGTGCGCTTAATGCGCTAGCCCAGTTTTACTCACATCCACAAGTATTCGGAACCGCACCAGAAGCAGACGAATCATTTTCCAGGAGAGTGAACTGGGGGTCTCCCAAATCTGTGGAGCTGCTACCAAATCTTGAGGGCAAGGGGCCGGGCTGAAGCTTCCCTGAGACACTCTGGTAGGGTAGTCCTTGGAAAGAGGGGCATAGGTAGGGAAGAGTCTGTGATTTGGGGGTGGGTTGGAGGTTCCAGGCCTGCTGTAAAGCAAGAAAcgtcctctcaggtccccctcccatcctggcctcccaagtcactggcgcTGGGATCCAAGGTGTCCTCATCCTTTGAACAACTAACTTTCTTGCTGATGGCTTTGACTTTTCACTTCTAGTCCCCAGCGTCCCGTTTCATCTACTGTAAATGGGAATAATAGGGCACATAATCTCCCTGCGCTATTAATGTCAGCCATTATGCTGGCATGCTGCTGAAGCCCTGGGATCAAGGCGTGTGCCTGGTGATTTTGGAGCCCTGCCTCCTTGGTGGCCTTGACTGAGCTCCGCCCCCTCTGACCCTCTCCGTTGCTGCCCTGTCCCCACTTACCTATAGGGCTTAGCCACGCCCCTAGCCTATCCCACTAATGAATATGTAGCAGACTCACCTGAAGCCTTGCTCCAAGGTTCTCTGCCACTTAGTTTTTTCGAGCTGCAATCCCCTCCCCACCATGCAGGCGCTAGGCTGTGCGCTCCTCTTTCTCACCGTGCAGCTGATGGTGCCGGCATATTCAGAGGGTGAGCGCCAGGACTCTGCCCATCTAGTGACCCAATCTGCCCAATCCCGCCACTCTCCACTTCCTTTTTGGTACTGCCAGTAGTTTGAGGTGAGGGGGCTTGGGAGGTTTCTCCTGGCCCAAGTCCCATTCTCCATTCCTGTGCCCAGTTGGGATGGGGGTTTGTAGAGGTCTCAGCTCAATCCCCTGCTTACTATCTGCAGGTACCTGGTGCTACGACTCCCAGGACCCAAAGTGTGGTGAGGAAAGTTTTGCATGAGCTGTGTGGAATTGGTCTGTGCCTTGGAGCCAAGAGTGGTGCAAGTGTGATCAAGAGACAGACTGCATATTATGCTTCTGTGTTCTCTGCAGGCTCCTATGTTCTGTGTCCAAGTGACTGGACACCAGACACCTTGCATGTGACTGTTCCTCTCTATATATGTCTGGGTCTGCTGTGATCCCAGGCCTGCTCATATCAGTCAGAGTCTGTGAGCCTGTCAGTGTGGCCAGCCCAACTGTGTGCATGTAGTGGAGGTCCCCATTGTGGGTATGCAACCATGTAGTAGATTCCATTCACCCTCTCTGTGGGGCAATTTTCCTGCAGACTTGATGGCTAGGTCAGGTGCAGGATGGGGGGGAAAGGGATGCTGTGGCATTTCCAGGTGCATGGAGGGAGCAGAAAGGAGTTTCCTGAAGTTGGGCTATTCTCTGGGTATATGGGGTCCACCCTCCTCTCCACCCCAGACTAACTCCTTGATCTACCCTACAGACCCTAGACCTTGTTCCCTTAGGCCCCACTCACTGGAAGGAGTTAGCCCCTGCTTGTGGAGGCCCAACCCAGTCACCCATCAACATCGACCTTCACCTGGTTCAGAAGGACTCTTCAGCCCTTCATCTTTCAAGGCTACAACTTGGCACCTCCAGGCCCTTGGTCCTTGGAGAATGATGGTCATACAGGTCAGCACCCTAGAGTCAGACCTCCCACAGAAAGGTCAGGAACCCCACAAAGCAGAAGGGAACTTGCAGTAAATACACGAGGATCAGGACTCACACATGGGAGCTGAACCACCATATAAAACCTCCACAAATGTAAGTCATTGACCCCTACAACTGGGCTAAAAAGCTCTAAACAAGGATGGGAACACCTGTATAAAAATAAGAATCTCCATTGTAGAGGAAATTCCACACACAGTGACCAGCACAATCCCCATAGATATCAGGACCTTCTGGAAAAATAGCAGCCATCCACAGGCCCTGAGGACAGGGATTCAGGACACATCTAGAAGATACAATTCCTCCCAGGATCTTCTACCTGGAACAGTAGTCATAACCACACAGAGCTGGGAGCCATTGTGCCTACCTCAGGAGGACAACCCTCTCCTCTGTTGAGCTGGTAAGGAATTTCCACTGAAGGTGGTGGTGAGTTAGCCAGAAAGAGTGTCATATGCTCCCTCACCCTCAGTGCTACTCCACATGGACACTGGTCCGCAGAATGGCCTGGAGATTTGGAGAGCTGGGCTGCCACCACCTGCTTACCGAGCTCTGCAGCTGCACTTTCACTGGGGGGGCCCAGGGCATACAGGCTCGGAGCACAGCCTGGATGGACAGCGCTACTCCATGGAGGTGGGTCAGGCATGGGGTAGGGTGACAGGAGTGCCCCACAGAGGTCAGAGGAACATGGAGGGAGAGGGAAGCTGGGTACTTCCTGTGGTCTCTGCCTCCCCAGATGCACATTGTCCACATAAATACAAAGTACCAGAGCATGGAGGAGGCACGACATCACCCTGATGGTCTCGCAGTATTGGCAGTGCTGTTGGCGGTGAGGGAAGAATTATGAGGCTCCATGTGCTTTCCCAGAAAGAGGAGTTTGAAGGGGTGTGGAGCCGGCAGGGTGGGCCTTTGGAGTAAGAAATGGTTCAGAGATCTATAAAGTTTATAGAATTTTAAGGATTCTGTGGAAGAACAAGGCCAATGGGATGTTGTGGATTTGTAGACTGTCACCTCCCATGGGCCCTCTCCCTAGCAGATCCCCCAGACCCTTGTTACCACTGGGAACTTCCCAGTAGAGTCTCCCCACTACTTTCAGAGTTCCTACCTTTGTATACCTTCCAGTCAGGGCCACTCACACTGGGATCCCTCCCCAGGAGCAGGACCAGGACAATGCCAACTTCTCTGCTATTGTGTTGGGCCTGAAAAATGTGTCTATACCTGGTGAGGAGCTGCTGGGGTCACATCT is part of the Callospermophilus lateralis isolate mCalLat2 chromosome 1, mCalLat2.hap1, whole genome shotgun sequence genome and encodes:
- the LOC143398917 gene encoding LOW QUALITY PROTEIN: carbonic anhydrase 15-like (The sequence of the model RefSeq protein was modified relative to this genomic sequence to represent the inferred CDS: inserted 2 bases in 1 codon; deleted 1 base in 1 codon), with the protein product MQALGCALLFLTVQLMVPAYSEGTWCYDSQDPKCGPTHWKELAPACGGPTQSPINIDLHLVQKDXLQPFIFQGYNLAPPGPWSLENDGHTVLLHMDTGPQNGLEIWRAGLPPPAYRALQLHFHWGGPGHTGSEHSLDGQRYSMEMHIVHINTKYQSMEEARHHPDGLAVLAVLLAEQDQDNANFSAIVLGLKNVSIPGVSVNMTSTFPLSSLLPGPLGLLSYYRYSGSLTTPGCEPSVLWTVFENAVPIGRVQVAQFQTVPQAGMLDLHPEPLTDNFRPLQPLGGCRILASPKASIRAAAPPGSSILVGVHRALLALGLSLVVWQDP